A single region of the Lacipirellulaceae bacterium genome encodes:
- a CDS encoding aldolase codes for MNERELRERIAQHGKSLFDRGLTAGSSGNISVRLPDGMLVTPTNSCLGNLDPERIAKLDCQGNLLEGDKPSKEAFLHHSMYEARDSEQAIVHLHSTYSVAVSCLAEVDPADVLPPITAYYVMRVGKLPLVPYFAPGDEKLAEAVERAAKASRAVLLSNHGPVVAGKSLDAAVYATEELEETAKLFLMLRNEKTRFLTAEQVTDLQKRFSN; via the coding sequence ATGAATGAACGTGAGCTGCGTGAACGCATCGCCCAGCATGGCAAGTCGTTGTTTGACCGTGGCCTGACGGCGGGGAGTTCAGGGAACATCAGCGTGCGGCTGCCTGACGGGATGCTCGTGACGCCGACGAATAGCTGCCTGGGGAACCTTGATCCCGAACGAATCGCGAAACTCGACTGCCAAGGCAATCTTCTTGAGGGGGACAAGCCGTCGAAGGAGGCATTCCTACATCACTCGATGTATGAAGCCCGCGACAGCGAACAGGCGATTGTCCACTTGCACTCGACCTATTCGGTAGCCGTGTCGTGTTTGGCGGAGGTCGACCCCGCCGATGTTCTGCCGCCGATTACCGCCTACTACGTCATGCGGGTTGGCAAGCTGCCACTGGTTCCTTACTTTGCCCCTGGGGATGAAAAGCTAGCGGAGGCGGTTGAGCGAGCAGCCAAAGCTTCACGGGCGGTGCTGCTTTCCAACCACGGTCCGGTTGTCGCTGGGAAAAGCCTCGACGCTGCCGTGTATGCCACCGAGGAATTGGAAGAGACAGCCAAGCTGTTCCTCATGCTAAGAAACGAAAAGACGCGGTTTCTTACTGCAGAGCAAGTTACCGATTTGCAGAAACGATTCTCGAATTAA
- a CDS encoding putative quinol monooxygenase, whose product MYIVTVTFEIAADHLEEFRTAMHQQAENSLQLEAACRQFDVCFCTDSPVHCFLYEKYDDKAAFQAHLESDHFKAFDALVGPWIVSKTVNTWNLSIN is encoded by the coding sequence ATGTATATCGTCACCGTCACTTTTGAAATTGCCGCGGATCACCTCGAGGAGTTTCGCACCGCGATGCATCAGCAGGCTGAGAATTCGCTTCAGCTCGAGGCGGCTTGTCGGCAGTTTGATGTTTGCTTTTGCACGGACTCCCCCGTCCACTGTTTTCTCTATGAGAAGTACGACGATAAAGCGGCATTCCAAGCTCACCTGGAAAGTGATCACTTCAAAGCCTTTGATGCGCTCGTCGGACCTTGGATTGTCAGCAAAACGGTGAATACCTGGAATCTGTCCATTAACTAG
- a CDS encoding isocitrate/isopropylmalate dehydrogenase family protein — MTSYRIALLPGDGIGPECMDATRLVLDRLLSQTPELDLSFTSHRAGAELYRETGETLPGAVLEDCLDADAVLLSAIGLPDVRQPDGTEVQPTMMVGLRRALNVHSAVRPVKLYPGSPCVLKDTGPGIDFIVIRENLEGLFASFGGGGRVGDEVASDTLIVTRKGTSQVADFAFRLAGRRNGRPSDGQKKVTCVDKANVFRSMAFFRDVFFDVAKNYPDIASDAVYVDAMSLYMVQNPWDFDVLVMENQFGDILSDLGAGIVGGLGLGPSAEIGEQHALFQPSHGTAPQLAGKNVANPLATILSAAMMLDWLGDRHNDEACLTAAVNLEKAVADVLEAGEVRTADLGGKASTTEIAEAVATEL, encoded by the coding sequence ATGACTTCCTACAGAATCGCATTACTCCCCGGTGACGGCATTGGCCCTGAGTGCATGGACGCCACGCGTCTGGTGCTGGACCGTCTTCTCAGTCAGACACCTGAACTTGATCTGTCCTTCACTTCCCACCGCGCTGGGGCGGAGCTTTATCGCGAGACGGGCGAGACACTCCCGGGTGCCGTGCTGGAAGATTGCTTGGATGCGGACGCGGTGTTGCTGTCGGCCATCGGTTTGCCTGACGTTCGCCAGCCGGATGGGACCGAAGTCCAACCCACAATGATGGTTGGCCTGCGACGGGCGCTGAACGTTCATTCGGCGGTGCGGCCCGTGAAGCTCTATCCAGGTTCTCCTTGCGTCCTGAAAGATACTGGACCAGGGATCGACTTTATTGTGATCCGCGAGAATCTCGAAGGCCTGTTCGCTTCGTTCGGTGGCGGCGGGAGAGTGGGCGATGAAGTCGCCAGCGACACACTGATTGTTACCCGCAAGGGAACGTCACAAGTCGCGGACTTTGCGTTTCGTCTTGCCGGGCGGCGCAACGGACGGCCCAGCGATGGTCAAAAGAAAGTCACCTGTGTTGATAAGGCGAACGTCTTTCGCAGCATGGCGTTCTTTCGTGATGTGTTTTTCGATGTGGCTAAAAACTACCCAGACATCGCCAGCGATGCCGTCTATGTCGATGCGATGAGCCTCTACATGGTGCAGAACCCGTGGGACTTCGACGTACTGGTGATGGAAAACCAATTCGGCGACATTCTCAGCGACTTGGGCGCGGGGATCGTCGGCGGCTTGGGCCTCGGCCCGTCCGCAGAAATCGGCGAGCAGCACGCCCTCTTCCAACCCTCCCACGGCACCGCCCCGCAACTCGCCGGCAAGAACGTCGCGAACCCACTGGCGACGATTCTCTCCGCCGCAATGATGCTCGACTGGCTGGGGGACCGGCACAATGACGAGGCTTGCCTTACAGCGGCGGTGAATCTCGAAAAGGCAGTCGCAGACGTTCTCGAAGCGGGGGAAGTTCGTACTGCCGATCTTGGCGGGAAGGCTTCGACGACTGAGATTGCTGAGGCGGTGGCGACCGAGTTGTGA
- a CDS encoding DUF4826 family protein codes for MTDEEFAQWNAEKRSTIAAYLEQQSIGSPNIGEWPAWEMAPHFGIWCIESQKQPGKIGWWAFAGDCPTDYVSESGACHPRSALRELVWNWEGYVAHMKEGRQPPDTTFHTARHDLDEVAGLLESRVGVLKDWLAEDGLWEDR; via the coding sequence ATGACCGACGAAGAATTTGCTCAATGGAACGCTGAGAAACGTAGTACTATTGCAGCCTATCTAGAACAGCAGAGCATTGGATCCCCAAACATCGGAGAATGGCCTGCGTGGGAGATGGCCCCCCACTTTGGCATCTGGTGTATTGAGTCGCAGAAGCAGCCAGGAAAGATAGGCTGGTGGGCTTTTGCCGGGGACTGCCCAACTGATTATGTTTCAGAGAGCGGTGCTTGTCATCCGCGTTCTGCTCTGCGCGAACTGGTCTGGAACTGGGAAGGATACGTAGCTCACATGAAGGAGGGTCGCCAACCACCCGATACGACATTTCATACAGCACGCCATGACCTAGACGAAGTCGCAGGACTACTTGAGAGCCGCGTTGGTGTGTTAAAGGACTGGCTCGCGGAAGATGGACTGTGGGAAGACCGTTAG
- a CDS encoding DUF1592 domain-containing protein → MRYLLTFVIALLSCRCAHGQRQYVRAVDAFTKRHCIVCHDRREEKGDFRIDTLSRDLTDPAVAVAWQDALDLVTLGEMPPEEQPRPTKQELQIFMRAVQDELRRVAEISRSNDTLRLRRLSHTALENSVRDLLGTHLSITPGLPPDPEVAGFDNMASTLGQSGEFMDVLQRNARRIAGETIVEGRDPRVDLKLRLHEIQPGKEVIREGDRYVTWSCRNRSVVSWPKKFVAPRTGVYRIAFEGYQTDNRYKLDQQVKNYNWIKAKNANNFRLKLLESRLPQERTRNVAIMAMEAPIESAYDGTTGGRMVGLVEMKPTMSWYEVDCELEEGESFFIHAADCQQLQDPPYIKFQGKEILAGELMHLRSIKIEGPLLESWPPPLQQRLLSKEGKISREELQTFLSRAFRDEVDKEVTYLYFKALVDAVKAGQSPEQALRQLVEAVLCSPRFLYNREPTDEHRDWPLASRLSYFLWNTMPDEELMHLASEGTLARRDVLKAQVQRMIADEKSEGFILDFAGQWLGLRKVGAMPPDPKLYPDYDLALEKSMRSESEALFREVLRENLPVSDFLSPDFAMLNERLARHYGIDGVEGSEFRRVSLPSGSPRGGLLGHASMLTITSNGTRTSPVVRGVWILENLLDSPPSPPPADVEPIEPDVRGAKTIRQMLAKHRDIETCNECHRRIDPWGFGLENFNAIGAWRDTYGRKQKPIDASGKIYNGPQFNGVLEMKDILLSQKDRFTHALTAKLLAHAVGHPTTVKERIAIDKIVKRHKRKRGGFADLIAEISVSEAFRGD, encoded by the coding sequence ATGAGATACCTTCTAACCTTCGTTATCGCACTTCTATCCTGCCGCTGCGCACACGGGCAGCGCCAGTATGTCCGCGCCGTCGATGCCTTTACGAAACGGCACTGCATCGTCTGCCACGACCGCCGTGAAGAGAAGGGCGACTTCCGGATCGACACGCTCTCGCGCGATCTCACTGATCCTGCGGTCGCCGTCGCTTGGCAAGATGCGCTCGACCTTGTGACGCTCGGTGAAATGCCACCTGAAGAGCAGCCTCGCCCCACCAAGCAAGAGTTGCAAATCTTCATGCGGGCGGTCCAGGACGAACTACGTCGCGTCGCGGAGATCAGCCGTTCCAATGATACGTTACGACTACGCCGCCTAAGTCATACGGCTCTGGAGAATAGCGTTCGCGACCTGCTGGGGACACACCTGAGTATCACCCCAGGACTTCCGCCTGATCCCGAAGTCGCTGGCTTCGACAACATGGCCTCAACGCTGGGTCAGTCCGGCGAATTCATGGACGTTCTCCAGCGAAACGCCCGACGCATTGCCGGCGAGACGATCGTCGAAGGACGCGACCCGCGGGTCGATCTCAAACTTCGGCTCCACGAAATTCAGCCCGGCAAGGAAGTCATTCGCGAGGGGGATCGCTATGTCACCTGGAGTTGTCGAAACCGGTCGGTTGTCTCCTGGCCGAAGAAGTTCGTCGCGCCGCGTACCGGAGTGTATCGCATCGCGTTCGAGGGCTACCAAACCGACAACCGTTACAAACTTGACCAGCAGGTGAAGAACTACAATTGGATCAAGGCGAAGAACGCCAACAACTTCCGCTTGAAGCTGCTAGAAAGTCGCCTGCCACAAGAGCGGACTCGGAACGTGGCGATCATGGCGATGGAGGCGCCGATCGAAAGTGCCTACGATGGCACGACCGGTGGGCGGATGGTCGGCCTCGTGGAAATGAAGCCGACGATGTCGTGGTACGAAGTCGATTGCGAACTTGAGGAGGGCGAAAGCTTTTTCATCCACGCCGCCGATTGCCAGCAACTGCAAGATCCACCGTACATCAAGTTTCAAGGGAAAGAAATACTCGCTGGCGAACTGATGCACCTGCGAAGTATCAAGATCGAGGGGCCACTTTTAGAGTCTTGGCCTCCCCCGTTGCAACAACGGTTGCTCAGCAAAGAAGGGAAGATCTCGCGTGAGGAGTTGCAGACCTTCCTCAGCCGGGCCTTTCGAGACGAAGTCGATAAGGAGGTCACGTATCTCTATTTCAAGGCCTTAGTCGACGCCGTCAAGGCGGGGCAGTCGCCCGAGCAAGCACTTCGACAACTGGTTGAAGCGGTGCTCTGCTCGCCACGCTTTCTCTACAATCGCGAGCCAACTGACGAACACCGAGATTGGCCTCTGGCGAGTCGTCTGTCGTACTTCCTTTGGAACACGATGCCCGACGAAGAACTGATGCACCTTGCCTCTGAAGGCACGCTGGCCCGTCGCGACGTACTCAAGGCACAGGTCCAACGGATGATTGCCGACGAAAAGTCCGAGGGCTTCATTCTCGATTTCGCTGGCCAGTGGCTGGGGCTGCGTAAGGTGGGTGCCATGCCGCCCGATCCGAAGCTTTACCCTGATTATGATCTGGCCTTAGAAAAGTCGATGCGATCAGAGAGTGAAGCACTTTTTCGCGAAGTGCTGCGCGAGAATCTTCCGGTCAGCGATTTCCTCTCGCCCGACTTCGCGATGCTCAACGAGCGCTTGGCTCGCCACTACGGCATCGACGGAGTCGAAGGTTCAGAGTTCCGTCGCGTCTCACTCCCCAGCGGCAGCCCCCGCGGCGGGTTGCTCGGCCATGCCAGCATGCTGACGATCACGTCCAACGGCACACGCACCTCGCCGGTGGTCCGCGGCGTGTGGATTCTGGAGAACCTGCTCGACTCGCCCCCATCACCACCGCCCGCCGATGTCGAGCCAATCGAACCCGACGTCCGCGGTGCGAAAACCATCCGCCAAATGCTCGCCAAACACCGCGACATCGAAACCTGCAACGAATGCCACCGCCGCATCGACCCGTGGGGTTTCGGCCTGGAAAACTTCAACGCCATCGGCGCCTGGCGCGACACCTACGGCAGAAAACAGAAGCCAATCGACGCGTCAGGCAAAATCTACAACGGTCCACAGTTCAATGGCGTGCTTGAGATGAAGGACATCCTCCTGAGCCAAAAAGACCGTTTCACCCACGCGCTGACCGCCAAGCTCTTAGCTCATGCCGTCGGCCACCCCACGACCGTAAAAGAACGAATCGCCATCGACAAGATTGTGAAGAGGCACAAACGTAAACGGGGCGGGTTTGCGGATTTGATTGCCGAGATTAGCGTGAGCGAGGCGTTTCGTGGAGATTGA
- a CDS encoding DUF1552 domain-containing protein — protein sequence MAGPENEKMIPQSKTPRLNRRQCLAAVGASLSLPFLESLGTASKVFAAKGATLGPAIAAPRLVCMGVSLSMYPGEWNPKETGRNYNAPRLIKPLEELRNDFTLISNADHPGVNGGHKGTPAFLSGVYQPERVGQSVIIRNQITIDQVVAKSVGSDTRFQSLQFGAAEAGPADAMSWNDKGIALQAMADPLDIFRKLFVNDPHPKKTARSMQAGRSILDLVNEDAKLLSGKLSNSDRQQMDQYMTSVRDVEQGIGRQLEWLNTPKPRVPKLTERATSYHENLDLVLDLTALALQTDSTRVVTVNIPGGGMPIRANGRRIGNYHGQSHHGKDPKVVEELIAIETLHTKSLARFLKKLKSIPAGDGTLLDETQVLFGSGLGNGSSHSNRDLPVLLAGGGLKHGQHIRLQEGTPLTNLFVTMLQQSGLEIESFAGSNGNVNEFLKS from the coding sequence ATGGCAGGCCCAGAGAACGAGAAGATGATCCCGCAATCGAAGACCCCCAGACTGAATCGTCGGCAGTGTCTCGCAGCCGTTGGTGCGAGCCTCTCTTTGCCGTTTCTTGAGTCGCTCGGCACGGCATCCAAAGTGTTTGCTGCGAAGGGTGCAACACTAGGACCCGCCATCGCTGCCCCGCGGCTTGTCTGCATGGGCGTTTCGCTCAGTATGTATCCCGGTGAGTGGAACCCCAAGGAAACGGGCCGCAACTACAATGCCCCGCGGCTGATCAAACCGCTGGAAGAGTTGCGCAACGACTTCACGCTGATTTCCAATGCCGATCACCCCGGCGTGAACGGCGGTCACAAGGGGACGCCTGCGTTCTTGTCCGGCGTTTATCAGCCCGAACGTGTGGGCCAGTCGGTGATTATTCGGAATCAAATTACCATTGATCAAGTCGTCGCTAAGTCCGTTGGCTCAGACACACGCTTTCAGTCTTTGCAATTTGGTGCTGCTGAGGCAGGCCCGGCCGATGCGATGTCTTGGAACGACAAAGGCATAGCCCTGCAGGCGATGGCCGATCCGCTGGATATCTTTCGCAAGCTGTTCGTGAACGATCCCCATCCCAAGAAGACCGCCCGCTCGATGCAAGCCGGTCGGAGCATTCTCGATTTGGTGAACGAGGACGCCAAACTGCTTTCTGGGAAGCTCTCGAATTCTGATCGCCAGCAGATGGACCAATACATGACTTCGGTCCGCGACGTGGAGCAAGGCATCGGTCGCCAACTCGAGTGGTTAAATACGCCCAAACCACGCGTTCCTAAGTTGACTGAGCGAGCAACCAGCTACCACGAAAACCTCGATCTCGTTCTCGACCTAACCGCCCTCGCCTTGCAAACGGATTCAACCCGGGTCGTCACCGTGAATATCCCCGGTGGCGGCATGCCCATCCGCGCCAATGGGCGACGCATTGGTAACTACCACGGCCAATCGCACCACGGCAAAGATCCTAAGGTGGTCGAAGAGTTGATCGCCATTGAAACGCTTCATACGAAGTCGCTGGCGAGATTTCTCAAGAAGCTCAAGTCCATCCCTGCTGGCGACGGCACCCTGCTGGATGAAACGCAAGTGCTGTTTGGCAGCGGACTGGGCAACGGCAGCTCGCACTCCAATCGCGACCTTCCCGTCTTACTAGCCGGCGGCGGCCTCAAGCACGGCCAGCACATCCGTTTGCAAGAGGGTACCCCGCTGACGAATCTGTTCGTCACCATGCTCCAACAATCGGGCCTCGAAATCGAGTCGTTTGCCGGCAGTAACGGCAACGTCAACGAATTCCTCAAGTCGTAA
- a CDS encoding mercuric reductase: MAALQPHDEHNKRLEQNVHPPDWTNPKPSGRYNLVVIGAGTAGLVTAAGAAGLGAKVALVERDLMGGDCLNVGCVPSKALIASARAARSVRKAGAWGVSAGSPTVDFSAVMQRMRRLRASISHVDSAARFRDLGVDVFLGEAKFTSKSAIEVAGQRLQFKKAVICTGARASAPPINGLKDVEYLTNETLFSLTELPKRLAVIGAGPIGCEMAQAFANFGSEVLLVEASHEILPRENPDAAEIVKRAMLDDGVQLLCCGKELQLSSADGGGVRLQVDSHGEHYDKTVDKLLVAAGRKPNVEGLGLEEAGIKYDVKKGVIVDDRLRTTNANVFAAGDVCSQYQFTHAADFMARLVIRNALFLGRAKASALTIPWCTYTSPEVAHVGLYPREAKQQGIEIDTYEQSFEDLDRAILDGHPEGFVRVHTERGKGKILGATIVASHAGDLISEVTLAMENGVGLGSLANVIHPYPTQADAIRKLGDQYNKTRLTPLVKNIMGWWLRWSR, translated from the coding sequence ATCGCAGCACTCCAACCTCACGACGAGCACAACAAGCGTCTCGAGCAAAACGTCCACCCGCCCGACTGGACAAATCCCAAGCCCAGCGGTCGGTACAACTTGGTTGTCATTGGTGCGGGAACGGCGGGGCTCGTGACTGCTGCGGGGGCGGCGGGGCTAGGAGCAAAAGTCGCGCTCGTCGAACGCGATCTCATGGGTGGCGATTGTTTGAACGTCGGCTGTGTTCCCTCGAAAGCCTTGATTGCCTCAGCACGAGCAGCACGCAGTGTTAGGAAAGCGGGAGCTTGGGGCGTCAGCGCTGGCTCGCCGACCGTTGACTTCTCTGCTGTTATGCAGCGTATGCGTCGACTCCGTGCCTCGATCAGTCACGTCGACTCAGCCGCACGCTTCCGGGATCTAGGCGTCGACGTTTTTCTCGGCGAAGCAAAGTTTACCAGCAAGTCAGCAATCGAAGTCGCCGGCCAACGGCTTCAGTTCAAAAAAGCTGTGATTTGCACTGGTGCCAGAGCCTCGGCACCACCAATCAACGGGCTCAAGGATGTGGAGTATCTCACCAACGAGACACTTTTCTCCTTAACCGAACTCCCCAAGCGACTTGCCGTGATCGGGGCTGGGCCAATCGGCTGCGAAATGGCGCAAGCCTTCGCAAATTTTGGCAGCGAAGTTTTACTCGTCGAAGCCTCGCACGAGATTCTTCCGCGTGAAAACCCTGATGCCGCGGAGATCGTAAAACGAGCGATGCTCGATGACGGCGTACAACTACTCTGTTGTGGAAAAGAGTTGCAACTTTCTTCAGCCGACGGTGGCGGCGTGCGACTACAAGTCGACTCCCACGGCGAACACTACGATAAAACGGTCGATAAACTCCTCGTTGCCGCGGGACGTAAACCGAATGTCGAAGGCCTGGGCCTGGAAGAGGCAGGCATCAAGTACGATGTGAAGAAGGGAGTGATCGTCGACGATCGCCTACGTACAACCAACGCTAACGTCTTCGCCGCGGGCGACGTCTGCTCGCAGTACCAATTCACTCACGCTGCCGACTTCATGGCACGACTGGTGATTCGCAACGCGTTATTCCTCGGGCGTGCAAAGGCGAGCGCGCTAACGATTCCCTGGTGCACTTACACCTCACCCGAAGTTGCTCATGTCGGCCTCTATCCGAGGGAAGCAAAGCAGCAAGGCATCGAAATAGACACTTACGAGCAATCATTCGAGGATCTGGATCGGGCGATTCTTGACGGTCACCCCGAAGGCTTCGTTCGCGTGCACACCGAGCGCGGCAAAGGAAAGATTCTTGGCGCGACGATCGTCGCGTCCCACGCCGGTGATCTCATCAGCGAAGTCACGCTCGCCATGGAAAACGGCGTCGGCCTGGGTAGCCTTGCTAACGTGATTCACCCTTATCCCACGCAAGCCGACGCCATTCGCAAGCTGGGAGATCAGTACAACAAGACCCGGCTGACGCCGCTGGTGAAGAACATTATGGGTTGGTGGTTGCGTTGGTCCCGCTAG
- a CDS encoding TVP38/TMEM64 family protein gives MKDERTVRQTKPRHLLRIATFAVILIALFVATRFLPIGKYLTDFLEYVRALEFLGYALFLVVYVAATVLMVPGLILTLGAGFVFGLLRGTILISLSSVLGAVLAFVVGRYFARGFVEQKAQDYPKFAAVDRAVEDAGFKMVLLTRLSPLFPFNALNYLFGVTNVKLRDYFLASWIGMFPGTIMYVYFGTLAKNLADLARGKYEGGTAEKLFLVAGLLVTIGVTFYVTKLARKAIRDRIDEN, from the coding sequence ATGAAAGACGAACGAACAGTACGCCAAACCAAGCCGCGTCACCTGCTCCGTATCGCTACGTTTGCAGTTATCCTGATCGCGCTGTTCGTCGCCACACGTTTTCTGCCAATCGGAAAGTATTTGACCGACTTTTTGGAATACGTGCGGGCACTAGAGTTTCTCGGTTACGCGTTGTTCCTGGTCGTCTATGTGGCGGCAACTGTGCTCATGGTGCCGGGATTGATTCTCACTCTAGGTGCTGGGTTTGTGTTTGGCTTGCTTCGTGGCACTATTCTGATTTCTCTCAGCAGCGTACTGGGGGCGGTGCTTGCTTTTGTGGTTGGTCGATACTTCGCTCGCGGCTTTGTTGAGCAGAAGGCTCAGGACTATCCCAAATTCGCAGCCGTGGATCGAGCCGTGGAGGATGCAGGCTTCAAGATGGTGCTCCTGACACGTCTCTCACCATTGTTTCCCTTCAACGCCCTAAACTATTTGTTCGGTGTCACGAATGTGAAGCTTCGTGATTACTTCCTGGCAAGCTGGATCGGCATGTTCCCAGGGACGATCATGTACGTCTACTTTGGTACCTTGGCAAAAAACTTGGCCGACTTAGCACGGGGAAAGTACGAAGGTGGCACTGCTGAGAAGTTATTTCTGGTTGCCGGCTTGCTCGTGACGATTGGCGTAACGTTCTACGTCACAAAGCTCGCCCGAAAAGCCATCCGCGATCGCATTGATGAGAACTAA
- the ugpC gene encoding sn-glycerol-3-phosphate ABC transporter ATP-binding protein UgpC gives MASVSLQDLTRVYATDTKAVDAVNLQIEDGEFLVLVGPSGCGKTTTLRMIAGLETITSGTLKIGDRVVNEMHPKDRDIAMVFQNYALYPHMTVRQNMAFALKMRKRPKAEIAERIEWAAKLLGLETLLDRKPKALSGGQRQRVALGRAIVRKPAVFLFDEPLSNLDAKLRVEMRAELKRLHRELKTTTVYVTHDQEEAMTLGDRVVVMNEGVVQQCASPLEIYNQPSNRFVAGFLGMPPMNFFEGQLDQAASSVFFTFPAGTLPVDGGAGELLAGGKSRTVVAGVRPEAFSIEPESGDHGLAATVSVVEPLGSTMDVYLRLENEQMVACRVAASELSEETRVRVCVDSSQVYLFDDDDQGLNLTRK, from the coding sequence ATGGCTTCGGTTTCGCTCCAGGACCTGACAAGAGTTTACGCCACGGACACGAAGGCGGTCGATGCGGTCAACCTGCAGATTGAGGACGGAGAGTTCCTCGTGCTAGTAGGGCCTTCGGGCTGCGGAAAGACCACGACTTTGCGTATGATTGCCGGGCTGGAGACGATCACCTCCGGCACTCTGAAGATCGGCGATCGGGTCGTCAACGAGATGCATCCCAAAGACCGCGACATTGCGATGGTTTTTCAGAACTACGCCCTGTATCCGCACATGACGGTGCGACAGAACATGGCGTTCGCCTTGAAGATGCGAAAGAGGCCCAAAGCAGAGATTGCCGAACGTATTGAGTGGGCAGCTAAGCTGTTGGGGCTCGAGACGTTGCTGGATCGCAAACCGAAGGCCCTCTCCGGCGGTCAGCGGCAGCGTGTTGCCCTCGGACGCGCGATTGTGCGAAAGCCGGCAGTGTTTTTGTTTGATGAACCACTTTCGAATCTGGATGCGAAACTTCGAGTTGAGATGCGAGCGGAACTGAAACGCCTGCATCGAGAATTAAAGACGACCACCGTCTACGTCACTCACGATCAAGAGGAGGCGATGACCCTCGGCGATCGCGTCGTGGTGATGAATGAAGGTGTCGTCCAACAATGCGCGTCCCCATTGGAAATATATAACCAACCGTCCAATCGCTTCGTGGCAGGGTTCTTGGGGATGCCGCCGATGAACTTTTTTGAAGGTCAGTTGGATCAAGCGGCCTCGAGTGTCTTCTTTACATTCCCTGCCGGCACGTTGCCTGTGGATGGCGGGGCAGGAGAGTTGCTTGCCGGAGGAAAATCGCGAACCGTTGTGGCTGGGGTTCGACCTGAGGCGTTTTCGATTGAGCCCGAAAGCGGAGATCATGGACTAGCTGCCACAGTCTCAGTCGTTGAGCCCTTGGGCAGCACCATGGACGTTTACTTGCGTTTGGAGAACGAGCAAATGGTTGCTTGTCGAGTAGCAGCGAGCGAACTTTCTGAGGAAACGCGAGTGAGGGTCTGCGTTGATTCTTCCCAAGTGTATTTGTTCGATGACGACGACCAGGGCCTGAACCTAACTAGGAAGTAG
- a CDS encoding alpha/beta hydrolase, translating to MLETKTRIALVLLLWLPSTLICPSLAPAGETFLIWPDLAPGETTKQVGVPMPADGKSDPPIVRLKDVTSPKMEVFLPEGKSSGAAVLILPGGGYNYVVPNLEGSELATKLNEQGITAFVLNYRTKNTKEGPHWKRPLADSRRAMRVIRSRAAEWKLDPAKLGLVGFSAGGQLAAIHLTNEIKAYEPIDAIDEASAAANFALLIYPWQMYDKKTDRLIPEIVPDEGTPPTFIVHTHDDKSTSLGAVLFYSALKKSNVPGELHVYTTGGHGYGTRPRNGSVIHTWPDRAVEWLRLRGLTVPN from the coding sequence ATGCTCGAAACGAAAACAAGAATTGCCTTAGTTTTATTGCTTTGGCTGCCCTCAACATTGATTTGCCCCAGCTTGGCACCCGCAGGCGAAACTTTCCTCATCTGGCCCGACCTTGCTCCTGGCGAAACCACCAAGCAGGTTGGCGTGCCGATGCCGGCTGACGGGAAGAGCGACCCACCGATTGTTCGCCTGAAAGATGTCACCTCGCCAAAGATGGAGGTCTTCTTGCCGGAAGGTAAATCGAGCGGCGCAGCAGTCCTAATACTTCCCGGCGGAGGATACAACTACGTCGTGCCAAATCTGGAAGGCTCGGAATTAGCGACCAAGCTCAATGAGCAAGGCATCACGGCGTTCGTGTTGAACTATCGCACAAAGAACACCAAGGAGGGACCGCATTGGAAGCGGCCACTTGCCGATTCACGCCGTGCGATGCGAGTGATTCGTTCACGTGCCGCAGAATGGAAACTTGATCCAGCGAAACTTGGCCTTGTTGGGTTCTCGGCAGGTGGGCAACTCGCGGCGATTCACCTGACTAATGAAATAAAGGCCTACGAACCGATCGACGCGATTGACGAAGCGAGCGCAGCGGCTAATTTCGCTCTCCTGATCTACCCGTGGCAGATGTACGACAAGAAAACGGACCGACTAATTCCCGAGATCGTACCTGACGAGGGTACGCCACCTACTTTTATCGTTCATACTCACGATGATAAGTCGACCTCGCTCGGGGCGGTTCTCTTCTACTCGGCTTTGAAGAAAAGTAATGTCCCCGGCGAGCTGCACGTCTACACAACTGGAGGCCACGGTTATGGAACGCGCCCCCGAAACGGCTCAGTGATTCACACGTGGCCGGATCGTGCAGTCGAGTGGCTAAGGCTGCGTGGGCTAACGGTCCCAAACTAA